The following are from one region of the Nilaparvata lugens isolate BPH unplaced genomic scaffold, ASM1435652v1 scaffold1719, whole genome shotgun sequence genome:
- the LOC120355452 gene encoding uncharacterized protein LOC120355452: MPDIEDFENQEGEVTGISLENRMPPKQRKQYSDEMMHEAILAVRGGESISCASKRLGVPRMTLSDKLSGRTPQVCKLGRKMVLSSDEEDVLVQWVLSCQTSGLPINSDQLIESIKTLVEKLGKETPFTEDMPGKRWLEIFLKRHPEISVRKPQKLTLSRSSITPEALENWFKEVKEYMTSHGLLDILDDWSRIYNCDESAFFCHQNK; the protein is encoded by the coding sequence AATGCCGCCCAAACAGAGGAAGCAGTACTCCGACGAGATGATGCACGAGGCAATCCTAGCAGTGAGGGGAGGAGAGTCCATTTCCTGTGCTTCAAAACGGCTTGGGGTACCGAGAATGACACTCTCAGACAAGCTATCAGGCCGAACACCTCAAGTTTGTAAATTAGGGCGAAAGATGGTCCTTTCATCTGACGAAGAAGATGTGCTTGTCCAATGGGTTCTCAGTTGCCAGACGTCGGGATTACCCATCAATTCTGATCAGCTGATCGAAAGCATAAAAACACTTGTCGAAAAGTTGGGGAAAGAGACCCCTTTTACCGAAGATATGCCTGGTAAAAGATGGCTGGAGATATTCCTCAAACGCCATCCGGAAATTTCAGTTAGGAAGCCACAAAAACTTACCCTTTCTAGGAGCAGCATCACTCCGGAAGCACTCGAAAATTGGTTTAAAGAAGTAAAGGAGTACATGACCTCACATGGCCTTCTTGACATCTTAGATGACTGGTCAAGAATCTACAACTGTGATGAGAGTGCTTTTTTTTGTCACCAGAACAAGTAA